One genomic region from Terriglobales bacterium encodes:
- a CDS encoding DUF2950 domain-containing protein: MSSRRLNVAHSLLLAILVLALSGALGFCSQPQPKSSEEASSPQPGQKTFATPQQAAEALIHAAEQFDVPALNEMFGPNGKGLVTTADAVQDKNRAALFVAKAHAKTSVVMDPKSRKRAILSVGDDDWPFPVPIVKQGGRWYFDSKAGQREILARRIGANELDAIAICRGFVDAQEEYASQVHDDSGITQYAQRIISTSGKRDGLVWRNPDGSLGGPISEKIADAIEQGYTKRGEPYHGYYFKVLKGQGPAAPMGQLDFVIEGVMIGGFALVAAPAEYRVTGVKTFIVSHNGIVYQKDLGPDTLQAFKDMERYNPDKTWHRTDDQWPPEVAAAGE; this comes from the coding sequence ATGAGCTCAAGAAGATTGAACGTCGCACACAGCCTCCTTCTCGCCATCCTGGTACTCGCCTTGTCCGGTGCTCTGGGATTCTGCTCGCAGCCACAGCCGAAATCGAGCGAGGAGGCGTCGTCTCCTCAGCCTGGGCAAAAGACCTTTGCCACACCGCAACAAGCTGCCGAGGCGCTGATTCATGCGGCGGAACAATTCGATGTCCCTGCCCTGAATGAGATGTTCGGACCGAACGGCAAGGGTTTGGTGACGACCGCGGATGCCGTCCAAGACAAGAATCGTGCCGCTTTGTTTGTTGCAAAGGCTCACGCGAAAACTTCCGTAGTCATGGACCCCAAGAGCCGAAAGCGCGCCATTCTTTCGGTCGGAGATGACGACTGGCCGTTTCCGGTTCCGATCGTCAAACAAGGGGGAAGGTGGTATTTCGATTCCAAGGCAGGCCAACGGGAGATTCTCGCTAGGCGCATCGGAGCGAATGAACTAGACGCTATCGCAATCTGTCGTGGCTTCGTGGACGCTCAGGAAGAATATGCTTCCCAGGTGCATGATGACTCCGGAATCACTCAATATGCGCAGCGAATCATCAGCACGTCGGGAAAGCGCGATGGACTGGTTTGGCGAAATCCGGATGGAAGCTTAGGAGGCCCGATCAGTGAGAAGATTGCGGATGCTATTGAGCAAGGCTACACCAAACGCGGTGAGCCCTACCACGGCTACTACTTCAAGGTCTTGAAGGGGCAGGGCCCAGCGGCTCCGATGGGACAACTGGACTTCGTAATCGAGGGGGTGATGATAGGCGGATTCGCGCTGGTCGCTGCCCCCGCAGAGTACCGCGTCACGGGAGTGAAGACGTTCATCGTTAGTCACAACGGGATCGTCTACCAGAAGGATCTGGGGCCGGACACGCTCCAAGCTTTTAAAGACATGGAGCGCTACAACCCGGACAAGACCTGGCATCGCACCGACGACCAATGGCCCCCGGAGGTGGCAGCCGCTGGGGAGTAA